The window CCCGTAAAAAGTAATCACGGTAGCGGCTGGTATTCGGCCGGTGCTGGAAGGAGGTAATCAGAAAGTGCAATTTAACCGCAAAGATCTCCTCGGGCTCGAGGACCTGAGCGCAGAGCATATCAAACTGATCCTTGATACAGGCGACAATTTCAAGGAAGTCCTCAGCCGGAAAATAAAAAAGGTCCCGGCTCTAAGAGGTGTCACGATCGCCAATGTCTTTTACGAACCGAGCACAAGAACGAGGATGAGTTTTGAGCTGGCGGAAAAAAGGCTTAGCGCGGACATAATAAATTTTTCAAAGGCCACTTCATCGGTTAAAAAAGGCGAGACCCTGCGAGATACACTTGAGAACATCAAAGCGATGAAAGTCGATATAGTGGTGATGAGGCACGGATCGTCAGGTGCTCACAAGTTTGCCAGCGAATTTCTGGATGCTTCGATAGTCAATGCCGGTGATGGCAGGCACGCTCATCCCACGCAAGCTCTTCTTGATATGATGACTCTAAGGGAACATTGGGGGACCTTCAATGGCAAGAGAGTTACGATCATCGGCGACATCCTTCATAGCAGGGTAGCCCGATCGAACATCTGGG of the Candidatus Krumholzibacteriota bacterium genome contains:
- a CDS encoding aspartate carbamoyltransferase catalytic subunit, with amino-acid sequence MQFNRKDLLGLEDLSAEHIKLILDTGDNFKEVLSRKIKKVPALRGVTIANVFYEPSTRTRMSFELAEKRLSADIINFSKATSSVKKGETLRDTLENIKAMKVDIVVMRHGSSGAHKFASEFLDASIVNAGDGRHAHPTQALLDMMTLREHWGTFNGKRVTIIGDILHSRVARSNIWGLTKMGAKVTVCGPPTMMPVDVERLGEGGVRLEYDLRKAIEGADAINILRIQLERQKNSLFPSSREYFEVFGVSSEVLKAAPPDCIVMHPGPINRGVEIAQEVADGKQAVILPQVTNGVAVRMAVLFLIAGGKVEEDENS